Proteins encoded within one genomic window of Euzebyales bacterium:
- the thyA gene encoding thymidylate synthase produces the protein MRYLPVADRTPDEQYRQLLARIVDRGMPVPTRQGPKALTLMQQTMAFELRNGFPVVTERSMKGFWRKAIAELCAFINGATTLEELEAFGCTWWGPWATDAKTSKRGLPEGSLGPGSYGGAFHDFPTSEGPGFDQFAHLVEQIIEFPADRTHFVTPWIPQYQVRGARKRQRTTISPCHGWVHVRVIDDRLHLHMFQRSGDVPIGVPSNMVQYAALTLMLEHLTGFEAATYHHTISDAHVYDDQIDAVRQMLGRPARPLPTVELTESGRAVTDIHAFRAEHFAIADYDPHPPLTIPVAP, from the coding sequence ATGCGCTACCTGCCTGTCGCTGACCGCACACCCGACGAGCAGTACCGCCAGTTGCTCGCCCGCATCGTGGACCGCGGGATGCCGGTCCCGACGCGCCAGGGCCCCAAGGCGCTGACGCTGATGCAGCAGACCATGGCCTTCGAGCTGCGCAACGGCTTTCCCGTGGTGACCGAACGCAGCATGAAGGGGTTCTGGCGGAAGGCGATCGCCGAGCTGTGCGCGTTCATCAACGGCGCCACGACGCTGGAGGAACTGGAGGCGTTCGGGTGCACATGGTGGGGACCATGGGCGACCGATGCCAAGACCTCAAAGCGTGGGCTGCCCGAGGGCAGCCTCGGCCCGGGGTCCTACGGCGGCGCCTTCCACGACTTCCCGACCTCGGAGGGACCCGGGTTCGATCAGTTCGCCCACCTGGTCGAACAGATCATCGAGTTCCCCGCCGACCGCACCCACTTCGTGACCCCGTGGATCCCGCAGTACCAGGTGCGCGGCGCGCGCAAGCGGCAGCGGACGACGATCTCGCCGTGCCACGGATGGGTGCACGTGCGGGTCATCGACGACCGCCTGCACCTGCACATGTTCCAACGCTCGGGCGACGTTCCGATCGGCGTGCCGTCGAACATGGTGCAGTACGCCGCGCTCACCCTGATGCTCGAGCACCTGACCGGGTTCGAAGCCGCGACGTACCACCACACGATCAGCGACGCCCACGTCTACGACGACCAGATCGACGCCGTCCGCCAGATGCTGGGGCGACCAGCGCGGCCACTGCCGACCGTGGAGCTGACCGAGTCGGGACGTGCGGTGACCGACATCCACGCCTTCCGCGCAGAGCACTTCGCGATCGCCGACTACGACCCTCACCCCCCGCTCACGATCCCCGTCGCCCCGTGA